A genomic window from Purpureocillium takamizusanense chromosome 2, complete sequence includes:
- a CDS encoding uncharacterized protein (EggNog:ENOG503NWUG~MEROPS:MER0047718~SECRETED:SignalP(1-22~SECRETED:cutsite=AVA-ER~SECRETED:prob=0.6793)~COG:O), with translation MARFFLGLMALLATALSSFAVAERIPGAYIFEFIDGFDSLEFLRTFEKQCSLRMNLRYKLFNGASVQLDDLQHADEIAYRMAKSPGVKNMWPMRTYGAPGDRVDWVGTMDETSSSRQAERALLARKAGMGGGGFGNGSAVDDFSPHVMMQVDKLRAKGVTGKGVKVAIIDSGVDYKHPALGGCFGEGCLVARGADFVGDKYDGNNAPAPDDDPMDCSGHGTHVAGIIAAQPTGNLFGFTGAAPDVSLGAYRVFGCGGSTGDDVLMSALYRAYDDGSDIITMSLGSPSGWSERPWAVAVSRIVARGVACTMSAGNEGDRGLFYTGGAADGLGVASIASYENTVTPTLFHNMTYRVDGGEDHVVGFTPGAPKNWSDVSLPLWATSFNTSLTNDACNPLPNDTNTPSDLSNHIVLIRRGGCNYAVKLANARAKGARYFLLYNNVPGTADVEVSADEVKGVVAIGMVPPETGATWIELLKAGKEVVASLTDPAASLPFLVSYPNPGAGGALNDFTSWGPTWDMDVKPQYGAAGGHILSTYPVAKGSYAVLSGTSMACPLAAAVYALVGQVRGRVDPEEIENLLSANADPQLFNNGTAFSPYLAPVAQQGAGIIRAYDAAFSTTLVEPSSLAFNDTDSFIDSLNFTIINSEERGGKAITYRISNVPAVTMYVLAKDSIFPHKFPNDAVVDAPAALRFSRSSVTVLPGRSVSISVAPTPPQGVDARRLALWSGYVAINGSDGSSLSIPYQGLAGSLRGATVLDRTNGTWVARAADKDKDEPPRVANGTAFVLPRPGEKTDNSTLPMLVANLALGSRYVSVDVVQVANNDTERGSSSSNNNNTSMAIADSPTMWETRDKLKFPWNGKLSTGEYAPEGTYRFVTRALRLTGDPDDEDDFDVSTSQSISITYRQ, from the exons ATGGCACGTTTCTTCTTGGGCCTCATGGCGCTGTTGGCGACGGCTCTGTCGAGCTTTGCTGTCGCCGAGCGCATTCCCGGCGCCTACATCTTTGAGTTTATCGATGGCTTT GACTCGCTCGAATTCCTCCGGACGTTCGAGAAGCAGTGCAGCCTGCGGATGAACCTCCGGTATAAGCTCTTCAACGGCGCGTCGGTACAGCTCGATGATCTGCAGCACGCGGATGAGATTGCCTACAGGATGGCCAAGTCACCGGGCGTCAAGAACATGTGGCCGATGCGGACGTACGGCGCGCCCGGAGACCGCGTCGACTGGGTCGGGACGATGGacgagacgtcgtcgtcgaggcaggCCGAGAGGGCGCTGCTTGCGCGCAAGGCtgggatgggcggcggcggatttGGCAACGgaagcgccgtcgacgacttcTCGCCGCATGTCATGATGCAGGTGGACAAGCTGCGGGCCAAGGGCGTCACGGGCAAGGGGGTGAAggtggccatcatcgactCAGGG GTCGACTACAAGCAcccggcgctgggcggctgTTTCGGCGAGGGCTGTCTCGTGGCCCGTGGCGCCGATTTTGTGGGCGACAAGTACGACGGCAAcaacgcgcccgcgcccgacgacgacccaaTGGACTGCTCAGGCCACGGGACGCACGTGGCGGGCATCATCGCGGCGCAGCCCACGGGAAATCTTTTTGGCTTcaccggcgcggcgcccgacgTGTCGCTGGGCGCGTACCGCGTCTtcgggtgcggcggctcgacgggcgATGACGTGCTCATGTCGGCGCTGTACCGGGcctacgacgacggcagcgacatcatcaccatgtCCCTCGGCTCGCCGAGCGGCTGGTCGGAGCGTCCGTGGGCGGTGGCTGTGTCGCGtatcgtcgcccgcggcgtcgcctgcACCATGTCGGCCGGCAACGAGGGCGATAGGGGCCTCTTCTacacgggcggcgcggccgacgggctgggcgtcgcgTCCATCGCGTCGTACGAGAACacggtgacgccgacgctctTCCACAACATGACGTATAgggtcgatggcggggagGACCACGTCGTGGGCTTCACGCCCGGCGCGCCCAAGAACTGGAGCGACGTCTCGCTGCCGCtctgggcgacgagcttcAACACGAGCTTGACCAACGACGCGTGCAACCCTCTACCCAACGACACGAACACGCCGTCGGACCTGAGCAACCACATCGTGCTCatccggcgcggcggctgcaacTACGCCGTGAAGCTGGCCAACGCGCGGGCCAAGGGCGCCCGCTACTTCCTCCTCTACAACAACGTCCCCGGcacggccgacgtcgaggtctcggccgacgaggtcaagggcgtcgtggccatcGGCATGGTGCCACCCGAGACGGGCGCCACGTGGATCGAGCTCCTCAAGGCCGGCAAAGAGGTGGTGGCCTCGCTCACCgacccggccgccagcctgcCGTTCCTCGTCAGCTACCCGAAcccgggcgcgggcggcgcgctcaacGACTTCACCTCGTGGGGGCCGACGTGGGACATGGACGTCAAGCCGCAAtatggcgccgccggcgggcacaTCCTATCGACGTACCCCGTGGCCAAGGGCTCGTACGCCGTGCTCAGCGGCACCTCGATGGCGTGTccgctcgccgcggccgtctaCGCCCTCGTCGGACAGGTccgcgggcgcgtcgacCCGGAGGAGATAGAGAACCTCTTATCCGCCAACGCGGACCCGCAGCTGTTCAACAACGGGACCGCCTTCTCCCCGTAcctcgcgcccgtcgcccagcaGGGGGCGGGCATCATCCGCGCCTacgacgccgccttctccacgACCCTCGTCGAGCCCTCGTCTCTCGCTTTCAACGACACCGATAGCTTCATCGACTCCCTCAACTTCACCATCATCAACTCggaggagcgcggcggcaaggccatcaCCTACCGCATCTCCAACGTCCCCGCCGTCACCATGTACGTCCTGGCCAAGGACTCCATCTTCCCGCACAAGTTCcccaacgacgccgtcgtcgacgcccccgccgccctgcgcttCAGCCGCTCCAGCGTCACCGTCCTGCCGGGTCGCTCCGTCAGCATATCCGTCGCGCCCACCCCGccgcagggcgtcgacgcgcgccgcctcgccctctggTCGGGCTACGTCGCCATCAACGGCTCCGACGGGAGCTCCCTCTCCATCCCCTACCAGGGGCTCGCGGGCTccctgcgcggcgccaccgtccTCGACCGCACCAACGGGACGTgggtcgcccgcgccgccgacaaggacaaggacgagcccccgcgcgtcgccaacggcaccgCCTTTGTACTCCCCCGGCCCGGCGAAAAGACGGACAACTCTACCTTGCCCATGctcgtcgccaacctcgccctcggctcgCGCTACGTGAGCGTCGACGTCGTGCAAGTAGCCAACAACGACACCgagcgcggcagcagcagcagcaacaacaacaacacgtCCATGGCCATTGCCGACTCGCCCACCATGTGGGAGACGAGAGACAAGCTCAAGTTCCCCTGGAACGGCAAGCTGAGCACGGGCGAGTACGCGCCCGAGGGCACGTACCGGTTCGTCACGAGGGCGCTGCGCCTCACGGGCGAcccggacgacgaggacgacttTGACGTGAGCACGTCGCagagcatcagcatcacgTATAGACAGTGA
- a CDS encoding uncharacterized protein (EggNog:ENOG503P5EU) — protein sequence MGRRRDTPREPDGRGRHHDERQIIVIGNSIDGSSEDYLARLRASRTAVTSQLPRPHRDDDCAEAFAHARKLRAADHERLVRAAFGAHPSYCIALKEDRQGTEQDAISDLLGPAGASKGVDTVRLMWEGGAAELGALGGGRESLATFCWQHVFADSRRGLAERL from the coding sequence ATGGGACGTCGAAGAGATACGCCGAGAGAGCCTGACGGGCGCGGCAGACATCATGACGAGCGTCAAATCATTGTCATCGGGAACAGCATAGACGGGTCGAGCGAAGACTACCTCGCGCGGCTCCGCGCGTCCAGGACGGCGGTGACATCCCAGCTACCGCGCCCacaccgcgacgacgattgTGCAGAGGCCttcgcgcacgcgcgcaagCTGCGGGCCGCTGACCACGAGCGCCTTGTCAGGGCTGCGTTTGGCGCGCACCCGTCCTACTGCATCGCGCTGAAGGAGGATCGTCAGGGCACCGAGCAGGACGCCATCAGCGACTTgctggggccggcgggcgcaagCAAAGGCGTTGACACCGTGAGGCTCAtgtgggagggcggcgccgcggagctcggcgcgctgggcggtgGACGAGAGAGCCTGGCGACATTTTGCTGGCAGCACGTCTTTGCCGATTCGAGGCGTGGCCTGGCTGAGAGGTTGTGA
- a CDS encoding uncharacterized protein (EggNog:ENOG503P5EU), translated as MTSFILPPRHSPNTTGSRKRSAYCSILTHLVRAAADAHEALDLFGALVRGEASHGMASFDPHVGESACHLRATMMWEVHRAWRRQCLVITAAAANSTAAPLDWVDAAAAHFDLLRRNAEIMCAKLSIDRVSPGVVGLGHREDSPGNPRESYRGECV; from the coding sequence ATGACCTCTTTTATCCTCCCGCCGCGGCACAGCCCAAACACCACAGGCTCCCGTAAGCGGAGCGCCTACTGCTCCATCCTGACgcacctcgtccgcgccgcggccgatgCCCACGAGGCGCTGGACCTGTTCGGCGCGCTCGTACGTGGTGAGGCCTCGCACGGCATGGCCAGTTTCGACCCGCACGTCGGGGAGTCGGCGTGCCACctgcgggcgacgatgatgtggGAAGTGCACCGCGCATGGAGGCGGCAATGCCTCGTGATaacagccgcagcagccaatAGCACGGCAGCGCCCCTTGACTGGGTTGACGCCGCGGCTGCTCATTTTGACTTGCTGCGAAGAAATGCTGAGATCATGTGCGCAAAGTTGAGTATAGATCGGGTCAGCCCTGGCGTGGTTGGCCTCGGACATAGAGAGGACTCGCCCGGGAACCCTCGTGAGAGCTATCGCGGAGAGTGCGTGTAG
- a CDS encoding uncharacterized protein (EggNog:ENOG503P15B~COG:S) has translation MNRSPNGCWTCRIRHRKCDEATPACRECIDRAIPCHGYGRKPAWADDETQLRQELVRIKRMVNANFRRTRRQQQQQQRRRRGSSSDELSQDHGPSLTAVAATPSSAIPSAGIDGTYETSFREAQLLIHYLDYIFPMQYPYYRDDPALGGRGWLFWLLMKRGPLHQAVLTLAALHHHVEFAYAPEDGDLGDRDSELLGYHTNALQRLRQAISECDAERFAENREQLIEFLACGSALISFELFQGGVTNWQPHHNALVSVVNRLSPEAVALRGADTEQPLLSGIDLAERFLVTKVVWLDVLAATVTGTAPRTRYAEWLDVEGVDMSRVMGCRNWAMRAIGDLASVAVEGDADDEPDVRAVEDIRKRLEQGLEGIDEQSEPSPAISDALTRVFASAALVQLHTTVPGTSLADATVHDAVSRVIDALRELPSWVSVRGLAWPIAVAGSVATAGAQQCFFEDLMRQRVLDGSGGGFTNCGTVLRVLRHCWAHARRWPGEMWTWRDGMADMGICALLI, from the exons ATGAACCGAAGCCCCAATGGCTGCTGGACGTGCCGCATCAGGCATCGCAAATGCGACGAGGCCACTCCCGCCTGTCGCGAGTGCATCGACCGCGCGATCCCGTGCCATGGCTACGGCCGCAAGCCCGcctgggccgacgacgagacgcagCTGCGCCAGGAGCTGGTGCGCATCAAGCGCATGGTGAATGCCAACTTTCGGCGCACcaggaggcagcagcagcagcagcagcgacgacgacgcggaagTTCCTCTGACGAGCTCTCGCAAGATCATGGGCCAAGCCTTACCGCTGTggcagcgacgcccagcagcgccattCCATCCGCCGGCATCGATGGAACCTATGAGACATCTTTTCGCGAGGCGCAGCTGCTGATTCACTACCTCGACTACATCTTCCCCATGCAGTACCCGTACTACAGGGACGACCCGGCGCTCGGCGGACGCGGGTGGCTCTTCTGGCTGCTCATGAAGCGCGGCCCGCTGCACCAGGCGGTGCTgacgctcgcggcgctgcaccaccacgtcGAGTTTGCGTACGCGCCGGAGGATGGGGACTTGGGTGATAGAGACTCGGAGCTGCTGGGGTACCACACCAatgcgctgcagcggctgcgaCAGGCCATCTCCGAGTGCGATGCGGAGCGCTTCGCCGAGAACCGCGAGCAGCTCATTGAGTTTCTCGCGTGCGGCTCGGCGCTCATCAGCTTCGAG CTGTTCCAGGGCGGCGTGACCAATTGGCAGCCTCATCACAACGCTCTCGTTTCCGTGGTCAACAGGCTCTCGCccgaggccgtggcgctgcgcggcgcggaCACCGAGCAGCCGCTCCTCAgcggcatcgacctcgcGGAGCGCTTCCTCGTCACAAAGGTGGTCTGGCTGGacgtgctggcggcgacggttACGGGCACCGCGCCGCGGACGCGGTACGCCGAGTGGCTCgatgtcgagggcgtggacATGTCGCGCGTCATGGGGTGCCGCAACTGGGCGATGCGCGCCATTGGCGACTTGGCGAGcgttgccgtcgagggcgacgcggacgacgagccggacgtaagggccgtcgaggacatcaGAAAGCGGCTGGAACAGGGCCTGGAGGGCATTGACGAACAGTCG GAGCCATCACCGGCTATAAGCGATGCGCTGACGAGAGTGTTCGCCTCTGCGGCCCTCGTGCAGCTACACACGACGGTCCCTGGGACCAGTCTCGCCGATGCCACCGtccacgacgccgtctcTCGTGTCAttgacgcgctgcgcgagctgcCGAGTTGGGTTTCGGTTCGGGGCCTGGCGTGGCCGATAGCCGTCGCCGGATCCGTCGCGACGGCTGGGGCGCAGCAGTGCTTCTTTGAGGACCTGATGCGACAGCGGGTGCTCGACGGGTCAGGCGGTGGCTTCACAAACTGCGGCACGGTGCTGCGCGTTCTCAGGCATTGCTGGGCGCACGCGAGGCGGTGGCCCGGAGAGATGTGGACGTGGAGGGACGGCATGGCGGACATGGGCATTTGCGCGTTGCTGATCTGA
- a CDS encoding uncharacterized protein (EggNog:ENOG503P15B~COG:S), with the protein MNRSPNGCWTCRIRHRKCDEATPACRECIDRAIPCHGYGRKPAWADDETQLRQELVRIKRMVNANFRRTRRQQQQQQRRRRGSSSDELSQDHGPSLTAVAATPSSAIPSAGIDGTYETSFREAQLLIHYLDYIFPMQYPYYRDDPALGGRGWLFWLLMKRGPLHQAVLTLAALHHHVEFAYAPEDGDLGDRDSELLGYHTNALQRLRQAISECDAERFAENREQLIEFLACGSALISFELFQGGVTNWQPHHNALVSVVNRLSPEAVALRGADTEQPLLSGIDLAERFLVTKVVWLDVLAATVTGTAPRTRYAEWLDVEGVDMSRVMGCRNWAMRAIGDLASVAVEGDADDEPDVRAVEDIRKRLEQGLEGIDEQSVSCTHDCCCDTCGDPLHC; encoded by the exons ATGAACCGAAGCCCCAATGGCTGCTGGACGTGCCGCATCAGGCATCGCAAATGCGACGAGGCCACTCCCGCCTGTCGCGAGTGCATCGACCGCGCGATCCCGTGCCATGGCTACGGCCGCAAGCCCGcctgggccgacgacgagacgcagCTGCGCCAGGAGCTGGTGCGCATCAAGCGCATGGTGAATGCCAACTTTCGGCGCACcaggaggcagcagcagcagcagcagcgacgacgacgcggaagTTCCTCTGACGAGCTCTCGCAAGATCATGGGCCAAGCCTTACCGCTGTggcagcgacgcccagcagcgccattCCATCCGCCGGCATCGATGGAACCTATGAGACATCTTTTCGCGAGGCGCAGCTGCTGATTCACTACCTCGACTACATCTTCCCCATGCAGTACCCGTACTACAGGGACGACCCGGCGCTCGGCGGACGCGGGTGGCTCTTCTGGCTGCTCATGAAGCGCGGCCCGCTGCACCAGGCGGTGCTgacgctcgcggcgctgcaccaccacgtcGAGTTTGCGTACGCGCCGGAGGATGGGGACTTGGGTGATAGAGACTCGGAGCTGCTGGGGTACCACACCAatgcgctgcagcggctgcgaCAGGCCATCTCCGAGTGCGATGCGGAGCGCTTCGCCGAGAACCGCGAGCAGCTCATTGAGTTTCTCGCGTGCGGCTCGGCGCTCATCAGCTTCGAG CTGTTCCAGGGCGGCGTGACCAATTGGCAGCCTCATCACAACGCTCTCGTTTCCGTGGTCAACAGGCTCTCGCccgaggccgtggcgctgcgcggcgcggaCACCGAGCAGCCGCTCCTCAgcggcatcgacctcgcGGAGCGCTTCCTCGTCACAAAGGTGGTCTGGCTGGacgtgctggcggcgacggttACGGGCACCGCGCCGCGGACGCGGTACGCCGAGTGGCTCgatgtcgagggcgtggacATGTCGCGCGTCATGGGGTGCCGCAACTGGGCGATGCGCGCCATTGGCGACTTGGCGAGcgttgccgtcgagggcgacgcggacgacgagccggacgtaagggccgtcgaggacatcaGAAAGCGGCTGGAACAGGGCCTGGAGGGCATTGACGAACAGTCGGTGAGTTGCACACACGATTGCTGTTGCGATACATGTGGTGATCCCTTGCATTGTTGA